Below is a window of Solirubrobacterales bacterium DNA.
GCGCCACCGAAAAGGTCGACTGGGACGAGGAGACCGCCGAGAAGGGTGGCTTCGACACATTCATGCTCAAGGAGATCTACGAGCAGCCCGACGCAGTTGCCGAGACGATCGCCGATCGCGTGATCGACGACGAGTCGGTCGATCTTGGACCGGACTTTCTTTCCGACGAGGACTTCGCGGCCGCCGATCGCGTTGTGATCGTCGCCTGCGGTACGTCCTATCACGCAGGACTGATCGGGCGCTACGTGATCGAGAACTGGGCGCGCGTTCCCGTAGAGATGGACGTCGCCTCCGAGTACCGCTATCGCAACCCGGTGCTGCGCGAGAACGACATTGTCATCGGCATCACCCAGTCCGGAGAGACCGCCGACACGCTCGCAGCGATGCGCATGGCCCGTGAGGCTGGCGCCAAGGTCGTGGCCGTCACCAACATCATGGGTTCACGCGCGACGCGCGATTCAGACGCCGTGCTCTTCACGCGTGCCGGGCTGGAGATCGGCGTGGCAGCAACCAAAACCTTCGTGTCGCAGGTCGCCGCGATGTATCTGATCGCCCTGAAGCTCGCTGAACTGAAGGGCGAGCTCGGCGCCGATGATCGCCGCGAGATAATCAGTGAACTGCGCAGATTGCCGCACTATCTCCAGGCGATGATCCCGGGCGACGACGAGCGCGCGCGCAAGATCGCCGAGCACTGGTGGGACGCCGACTTTTTTCTCTACCTCGGACGTCACGTCGGACTTGGCGTCGCACTCGAGGGCGCGCTGAAGCTGAAGGAGGTCTCCTACATCCCGACCGATGCCTACGCCGCCGGCGAGATGAAGCACGGCCCGATCGCCCTGCTCGATGAGCACACGCCGGTCGTTTGTATTGCGACCGATTCGCCGGTCTATGACAAGGTCGCGTCCAACATCGCCGAGGTCCG
It encodes the following:
- the glmS gene encoding glutamine--fructose-6-phosphate transaminase (isomerizing), which gives rise to MCGIVGYVGFRPARDQLVSGLQKLEYRGYDSAGIALVRPSGIQSIRAVGNLKNLREAIDGRTWSGQSEAMTGIGHTRWATHGEVTEENAHPHSDPTGRVQIALNGIVENWSELRRRFIERGDRFSSDTDAEVVAHLVADHYDGDLIEAVRSAFNELRGHYAFVAVAADEPDLIVAARRECPLVVGVGEGECFVASAIPAFLKETRITQMVEDDEIVAIRASGTEFFTAAGEKVERATEKVDWDEETAEKGGFDTFMLKEIYEQPDAVAETIADRVIDDESVDLGPDFLSDEDFAAADRVVIVACGTSYHAGLIGRYVIENWARVPVEMDVASEYRYRNPVLRENDIVIGITQSGETADTLAAMRMAREAGAKVVAVTNIMGSRATRDSDAVLFTRAGLEIGVAATKTFVSQVAAMYLIALKLAELKGELGADDRREIISELRRLPHYLQAMIPGDDERARKIAEHWWDADFFLYLGRHVGLGVALEGALKLKEVSYIPTDAYAAGEMKHGPIALLDEHTPVVCIATDSPVYDKVASNIAEVRARKAYAIAVATEGNENVHEFTDEVLYVPRTHWLLQPLLAVVPLQLLAYHIATKRGLNVDQPRNLAKTVTVE